Proteins from one Tetrapisispora phaffii CBS 4417 chromosome 8, complete genome genomic window:
- the RPP2A gene encoding ribosomal protein P2 alpha (similar to Saccharomyces cerevisiae RPP2A (YOL039W); ancestral locus Anc_7.96), producing the protein MKYLAAYLLLNAAGAAPSADKVKEVLSSVGIEVEDDKVSSLISSLEGKSIEELIAEGQEKMASVPAAGPASGNGAAASGSSAAAAEEEAEEEAEESDDEMGFGLFD; encoded by the coding sequence ATGAAGTATTTAGCTGCCTACTTATTATTAAACGCTGCTGGCGCCGCTCCATCTGCTGACAAAGTCAAAGAAGTCTTATCTTCTGTCGGTATTGAAGTTGAAGATGACAaagtttcttctttaatctCCTCTTTAGAAGGTAAGTCCATCGAAGAATTGATTGCCGAAGGCCAAGAAAAGATGGCCTCTGTTCCAGCTGCTGGTCCAGCTTCTGGTAACGGTGCTGCTGCTTCTGGTTCttctgctgctgctgccgaagaagaagctgaagaagaagctgAAGAATCCGATGATGAAATGGGTTTCGGTTTATTCGATTAA